One segment of Brassica napus cultivar Da-Ae chromosome C3, Da-Ae, whole genome shotgun sequence DNA contains the following:
- the BNAC03G75650D gene encoding uncharacterized protein BNAC03G75650D — MMKKQVTIVAALLILVALSSNLDMVAEAQLGPGDCYDGCSTACVQRDSRKTSRCDRKCSIRCGPDAKKAGETGA; from the exons atgatgaagaagcaaGTGACAATAGTGGCGGCTCTTCTGATTCTGGTGGCTTTATCTTCCAATTTGGATATGGTTGCTGAGGCTCAGTTAGGCCCTGGAGACTGCTACGACGGTTGCTCCACCGCCTGCGTCCAGCGCGACT CGAGAAAGACGTCCCGATGCGATCGCAAGTGCTCTATTCGGTGTGGCCCAG ATGCTAAAAAGGCAGGAGAGACTGGTGCTTAA
- the BNAC03G75640D gene encoding uncharacterized protein BNAC03G75640D isoform X1: MFGQARCFFFFEPLACNVFAHLPSFLLIRPDLFSLSLSLSLSTLCTLIEQSVSLQGVNLFHKKMVKARRARRRVSTRRIRARPYKFASSSRRSVFANTCPKVTEKNDWADAVCSVCMECPHNAVLLLCSSHDKGCRPYMCGTSFRYSNCLDQYKKASAKLTPSHQQVVNSKLEVENLKCPLCRGQVKGWTIVKPARDDLNLKKRSCMQEGCSFSGAFKELRKHMKKDHPCAQPREVDPDVEQEWRRFEVEQDRNDVISTIRSTMPGATVFGDYVIERGAYGSDSDEEREEVGRIGAGIGRNLVNVFLLLQAFGGSDLASDTSHGLSSESNDLTINQSDVDSSEDEEDGARSFANQMRSRRRVLLGRSASRRRRDREANQNSDHSR; the protein is encoded by the exons ATGTTCGGTCAAGCacgttgcttttttttttttgagcctCTGGCATGTAACGTGTTTGCACATCTTCCCTCATTTTTATTGATCAGACCCGacttgttctctctctctctctctctctctctctctacactcTGTACATTGATAGAACAATCTGTTTCGCTACAAG GTGTTAATCTTTTTCATAAGAAGATGGTGAAGGCTAGAAGGGCTAGACGCAGGGTTTCTACTCGACGGATCAGGGCAAGACCATACAAGTTCGCATCTTCATCAAGGAGGAGCGTGTTCGCAAACACATGTCCCAAGGTGACGGAGAAGAATGATTGGGCGGATGCTGTGTGCTCCGTCTGTATGGAGTGTCCACACAACGCTGTGCTTCTCCTCTGTTCGTCTCACGACAAGGGTTGCCGTCCTTACATGTGCGGAACCAGCTTCCGTTACTCCAACTGCTTAGATCAGTACAAGAAGGCGTCTGCTAAGCTAACGCCATCGCATCAGCAAGTGGTCAATAGTAAGCTTGAGGTTGAGAATCTGAAGTGTCCGCTTTGTAGGGGACAGGTGAAAGGGTGGACTATTGTGAAGCCCGCGAGAGACGATCTGAATCTTAAGAAGAGGAGCTGTATGCAGGAGGGTTGCTCCTTTTCTGGAGCCTTTAAGGAGCTGAGGAAGCACATGAAGAAAGACCATCCTTGCGCCCAGCCGCGTGAGGTGGATCCCGATGTGGAGCAGGAGTGGAGAAGGTTCGAGGTTGAGCAGGACCGTAACGATGTGATCAGCACGATCAGGTCGACGATGCCTGGCGCAACCGTGTTTGGGGATTACGTGATAGAGAGAGGTGCTTACGGTTCAGATTCAGATGAGGAGAGGGAGGAAGTAGGCAGGATCGGTGCTGGGATTGGTAGGAACCTAGTGAACGTTTTCCTTCTGTTGCAGGCTTTTGGGGGATCAGATCTCGCATCCGACACATCCCATGGTCTATCATCTGAATCGAATGACTTAACGATCAATCAGAGCGATGTGGACTCTTCTGAAGATGAGGAGGATGGAGCTAGATCATTCGCAAACCAGATGAGGAGCCGGAGAAGGGTTCTCCTGGGAAGATCAGCTAGTAGGAGACGTAGAGATAGAGAAGCTAACCAGAACTCAGACCATTCTAGATGA
- the BNAC03G75640D gene encoding uncharacterized protein BNAC03G75640D isoform X2, with the protein MVKARRARRRVSTRRIRARPYKFASSSRRSVFANTCPKVTEKNDWADAVCSVCMECPHNAVLLLCSSHDKGCRPYMCGTSFRYSNCLDQYKKASAKLTPSHQQVVNSKLEVENLKCPLCRGQVKGWTIVKPARDDLNLKKRSCMQEGCSFSGAFKELRKHMKKDHPCAQPREVDPDVEQEWRRFEVEQDRNDVISTIRSTMPGATVFGDYVIERGAYGSDSDEEREEVGRIGAGIGRNLVNVFLLLQAFGGSDLASDTSHGLSSESNDLTINQSDVDSSEDEEDGARSFANQMRSRRRVLLGRSASRRRRDREANQNSDHSR; encoded by the coding sequence ATGGTGAAGGCTAGAAGGGCTAGACGCAGGGTTTCTACTCGACGGATCAGGGCAAGACCATACAAGTTCGCATCTTCATCAAGGAGGAGCGTGTTCGCAAACACATGTCCCAAGGTGACGGAGAAGAATGATTGGGCGGATGCTGTGTGCTCCGTCTGTATGGAGTGTCCACACAACGCTGTGCTTCTCCTCTGTTCGTCTCACGACAAGGGTTGCCGTCCTTACATGTGCGGAACCAGCTTCCGTTACTCCAACTGCTTAGATCAGTACAAGAAGGCGTCTGCTAAGCTAACGCCATCGCATCAGCAAGTGGTCAATAGTAAGCTTGAGGTTGAGAATCTGAAGTGTCCGCTTTGTAGGGGACAGGTGAAAGGGTGGACTATTGTGAAGCCCGCGAGAGACGATCTGAATCTTAAGAAGAGGAGCTGTATGCAGGAGGGTTGCTCCTTTTCTGGAGCCTTTAAGGAGCTGAGGAAGCACATGAAGAAAGACCATCCTTGCGCCCAGCCGCGTGAGGTGGATCCCGATGTGGAGCAGGAGTGGAGAAGGTTCGAGGTTGAGCAGGACCGTAACGATGTGATCAGCACGATCAGGTCGACGATGCCTGGCGCAACCGTGTTTGGGGATTACGTGATAGAGAGAGGTGCTTACGGTTCAGATTCAGATGAGGAGAGGGAGGAAGTAGGCAGGATCGGTGCTGGGATTGGTAGGAACCTAGTGAACGTTTTCCTTCTGTTGCAGGCTTTTGGGGGATCAGATCTCGCATCCGACACATCCCATGGTCTATCATCTGAATCGAATGACTTAACGATCAATCAGAGCGATGTGGACTCTTCTGAAGATGAGGAGGATGGAGCTAGATCATTCGCAAACCAGATGAGGAGCCGGAGAAGGGTTCTCCTGGGAAGATCAGCTAGTAGGAGACGTAGAGATAGAGAAGCTAACCAGAACTCAGACCATTCTAGATGA
- the LOC106361936 gene encoding mRNA turnover protein 4 homolog, which yields MPKSKRDRPVTLSKTKKKGREHKETIVNGIREAVEKYSSVYVFSFENMRNIKFKEFRQQFRHNGRFFLGSNKVMQVALGRSASDEMHPGIFKVSKMLRGDAGLLVTDMPKEEVESLFNAYEDSDFSRTGSTAVETVELKEGPLEQFTHEMEPFLRKQGMPVRLNKGTVELLSDFVVCQEGKPLSPESSRILRLLGIKLATFKLNLVCRWSPSDFELYREGLDLSDVETS from the exons ATGCCTAAATCAAAGAGAGACAGACCAG TTACTTTGtcgaagacaaagaagaaaggAAGAGAGCACAAGGAGACTATTGTCAATGGAATCAGAGAGGCTGTTGAGAAGTATTCATCTGTCTATGTTTTCTCTTTTGAGAACATGAGaaacatcaagttcaaggagttCCGACAGCAGTTTAGGCACAACGGAAG GTTCTTCCTCGGTTCGAACAAAGTGATGCAGGTTGCTCTAGGTCGTTCTGCTTCCGATGAAATGCATCCTGGTATCTTCAAAGTCTCCAAG ATGCTTCGTGGTGATGCTGGACTTCTTGTTACTGATATGCCAAAGGAAGAGGTCGAAAG CTTATTTAACGCTTATGAGGATTCAGACTTTTCAAGAACCGGAAGCACTGCAGTGGAAACG GTTGAGCTGAAGGAAGGACCTCTAGAACAGTTCACACATGAGATGGAACCGTTTCTTAGGAAGCAGGGTATGCCTGTTCGTCTTAACAAAG GTACGGTGGAGTTACTCTCCGACTTTGTAGTTTGTCAAGAAGGAAAACCTCTTTCACCAGAATCTTCTCGCATTTTG CGTCTGTTGGGAATCAAGTTGGCTACTTTCAAACTCAACCTAGTCTGCAGATGGAGCCCTAGTGACTTTGAGCTTTACCGAGAAGGCTTGGATCTCTCAGACGTTGAAACCTCTTGA